In Variovorax paradoxus, a single genomic region encodes these proteins:
- a CDS encoding superoxide dismutase family protein: MNHRRLSAIAAALAASAVLAACGSMGGKPSTVVELVPTGAITPNPTRGTVTFTALDHGVRVSGEVRGLVPGSEHGFHIHEKGDCGNNGDASGGHFNPTGATHGKFAAPGSHAGELPSLVADAGGVARFSVEDHSISLTDGAVNNVIGRALIVHRDRDDFTTQPSGNSGPRIACAVITR; the protein is encoded by the coding sequence ATGAACCATCGTCGTCTCTCCGCCATCGCCGCCGCGCTGGCTGCTTCCGCCGTTCTCGCCGCCTGCGGCAGCATGGGCGGCAAGCCCAGCACGGTCGTGGAACTGGTGCCCACCGGCGCGATCACGCCCAACCCGACCCGCGGCACGGTGACCTTCACCGCCCTGGACCACGGCGTGCGCGTGTCGGGCGAAGTGCGCGGCCTCGTGCCGGGCAGCGAGCACGGCTTCCACATCCACGAAAAGGGCGACTGCGGCAACAACGGCGATGCCTCCGGCGGCCACTTCAACCCGACCGGCGCCACGCACGGCAAGTTCGCCGCGCCGGGCAGCCATGCCGGCGAGCTGCCGAGCCTGGTGGCCGACGCCGGCGGCGTGGCACGCTTCAGCGTGGAAGACCACTCGATCTCGCTGACCGACGGCGCCGTCAACAACGTGATCGGCCGCGCGCTGATCGTTCACCGCGACCGCGACGACTTCACGACCCAGCCTTCGGGCAACTCGGGCCCGCGCATCGCCTGCGCCGTGATCACGCGCTGA
- a CDS encoding haloacid dehalogenase type II has translation MRAGFDASDLKVIAFDVFGTVVDWHSGIAAEAERALPGVDGAAFALAWRAGYQPAMKAVMERIAAGEGGFTLLDELHLSMLEQVLHDFSLSGQLDSAAKRDLSRAWHRLPAWPDSASGLTRLKKKFTICTLSNGNIGLLTEMAKRAGLPWDCVLSAEVFKAYKPDPRTYLGVAGVFDATPGQVMLAAAHHDDLAAARTCGLKTAYIERPFEFGRARPKDVSPQQDNNLHARDIDELADLLGC, from the coding sequence ATGCGCGCCGGATTCGACGCGAGCGACCTGAAGGTCATCGCGTTCGACGTCTTCGGCACGGTGGTCGACTGGCACAGCGGCATTGCCGCCGAGGCCGAACGCGCCTTGCCGGGTGTCGATGGCGCGGCCTTCGCGCTGGCCTGGCGCGCGGGCTACCAGCCCGCGATGAAGGCGGTGATGGAGCGCATCGCCGCGGGCGAGGGCGGCTTCACGCTGCTCGACGAGCTGCACCTGAGCATGCTCGAACAGGTGCTGCACGACTTCAGCCTCTCGGGCCAACTCGACAGCGCCGCCAAGCGCGACCTGAGCCGCGCCTGGCATCGCCTGCCGGCCTGGCCCGATTCGGCTTCCGGCCTCACGCGCCTGAAGAAGAAGTTCACCATCTGCACGCTGTCGAACGGCAACATCGGCCTGCTCACCGAAATGGCCAAGCGCGCCGGGCTGCCCTGGGACTGCGTGCTGTCGGCCGAGGTGTTCAAGGCCTACAAGCCCGACCCGCGCACCTACCTGGGCGTGGCGGGCGTGTTCGACGCCACGCCCGGCCAGGTGATGCTGGCCGCGGCGCACCACGACGACCTGGCCGCCGCGCGCACTTGCGGCCTGAAGACCGCGTACATCGAGCGCCCGTTCGAGTTCGGCCGCGCCCGGCCGAAGGACGTGTCGCCGCAGCAGGACAACAACCTGCATGCGCGCGACATCGATGAACTGGCCGACCTGCTGGGCTGCTGA
- a CDS encoding AraC family transcriptional regulator, whose protein sequence is METAGYALDTTWRTVLKDLGVVPADVLRLAGLPDDLLHQPSVRLASADFYRLWDGIEAAVGDPLLPLRLCQAICSESFSPVLFAALCSPNMLVAAQRIARYKTLIAPMRLDVTQADGLTTLEFSWLDHTVSPPASLVLMELLFCVTLARMGTREPIRPVVVQAQVLPSPLAPYEEFLGARLTRGARRLVSFANADAALPFLTSNEPLWAAFEPELRQRLSHLDAQATTTQRVRAALLEGLPSGLVTIEDIARKLALSRRTLQRRVDAEGTSFQQILNGTREALARHYLEKTALPIAEISFLLGFDESNSFHRAFRGWTGSTPDRVRRG, encoded by the coding sequence ATGGAAACTGCCGGATACGCACTCGACACGACCTGGCGAACGGTGCTGAAGGACCTCGGCGTCGTACCCGCCGACGTTCTGCGCCTGGCAGGTCTTCCCGACGATCTGCTGCATCAGCCCTCGGTCCGGCTCGCGTCAGCCGATTTCTACCGGCTCTGGGACGGCATCGAAGCCGCGGTGGGCGATCCGTTGCTGCCCCTGAGGCTCTGCCAGGCCATCTGCAGCGAGTCGTTCTCGCCGGTGCTGTTCGCGGCGCTGTGCAGCCCGAACATGCTCGTGGCCGCGCAACGCATCGCGCGCTACAAGACGCTGATCGCGCCGATGCGGCTGGATGTCACGCAGGCGGACGGCCTGACGACCCTCGAGTTCTCATGGCTGGACCACACGGTATCGCCGCCCGCGTCGCTGGTGCTGATGGAGCTGCTGTTCTGCGTGACGCTCGCGCGCATGGGCACGCGCGAGCCCATCCGCCCGGTCGTGGTCCAGGCGCAGGTCCTGCCTTCGCCCCTCGCGCCCTATGAAGAGTTCCTCGGCGCCCGGCTGACGCGCGGCGCGAGGCGCCTCGTCAGCTTCGCGAATGCGGACGCCGCGCTGCCTTTCCTGACATCGAACGAGCCACTGTGGGCGGCGTTCGAACCGGAACTGCGGCAGCGTCTCTCCCATCTCGACGCGCAGGCGACCACGACCCAGCGCGTCCGCGCGGCCCTGCTCGAGGGGCTCCCGAGCGGACTCGTCACCATCGAGGACATCGCCCGCAAGCTGGCATTGAGCAGGCGTACGCTGCAGCGGCGTGTCGATGCCGAGGGAACGAGCTTCCAGCAGATCCTGAACGGCACGCGCGAGGCGCTTGCCCGCCACTATCTCGAGAAGACGGCGCTTCCCATCGCCGAGATATCGTTCCTGCTGGGGTTCGACGAGTCGAACTCGTTCCATCGGGCGTTCCGGGGATGGACCGGGTCGACGCCGGATCGGGTGCGGCGCGGATAG
- a CDS encoding OmpA family protein has translation MSDDDSQQNFILGFLMALIALVIFFVIGIVLWHKAHSPATALAAAKPPAVVISAPAPGAEPKVAEVTETVTVTIPDGASIRVVDGVVNFYFATGSADLAPGAAEALAAVIKGVESGRKAVISGFHDTTGDAAINEQLAKKRAEMVRDVLVGLGVPASKVDLHKPEVTAGTGNNAEARRVEVKLVD, from the coding sequence ATGAGCGACGACGACAGCCAGCAAAATTTCATTCTCGGCTTCCTGATGGCGTTGATCGCTCTCGTGATCTTCTTCGTGATCGGCATCGTGCTCTGGCACAAGGCGCACAGCCCGGCCACGGCGCTGGCCGCCGCCAAGCCGCCGGCGGTGGTGATCTCGGCGCCCGCGCCCGGCGCGGAGCCCAAGGTGGCCGAAGTGACCGAGACGGTCACCGTCACGATTCCCGACGGCGCCAGCATCCGCGTGGTCGACGGCGTGGTGAACTTCTACTTCGCCACCGGCAGCGCCGACCTGGCGCCTGGCGCCGCCGAGGCGCTGGCCGCGGTCATCAAGGGCGTGGAAAGCGGGCGCAAGGCGGTGATCTCGGGCTTCCACGACACCACCGGCGACGCCGCCATCAATGAACAGCTCGCCAAGAAGCGGGCCGAGATGGTGCGCGACGTGCTCGTGGGCCTGGGCGTGCCGGCTTCCAAGGTCGATCTGCACAAGCCTGAAGTCACCGCCGGCACCGGCAACAACGCCGAAGCGCGGCGCGTCGAGGTCAAGCTGGTCGACTGA
- a CDS encoding SDR family oxidoreductase, with protein sequence MTRTVLITGTSSGLGRATAKHFHAKGWHVIATMRTPESETEFGQFDRMLVARLDVQDAGSIRSAVDAGIARFGSIDALVNNAGYGAFGPLEAIPAEKIRRQFDVNVLGLLATTQAVLPHFRANRAGTIVNVSSMGGRLAFPLGSLYHGTKFAVEGLSESLQYELAPLGVHVKVVEPGGILTDFGGRSLDFNNDPALDAYQPLVQAVMSAFGPMMANGSQPEQIAQVVYTAATDTGGQFRFEAGEDAVRILAARRAADDAAFFGGMKAQFAIGA encoded by the coding sequence ATGACCCGCACCGTACTCATCACCGGAACCTCCAGCGGCCTCGGCCGCGCGACCGCCAAGCACTTCCATGCAAAAGGCTGGCACGTCATCGCCACCATGCGCACGCCCGAGAGCGAAACGGAGTTCGGCCAGTTCGACCGCATGCTTGTCGCGCGGCTCGACGTGCAGGATGCCGGCTCGATCCGCTCGGCCGTCGACGCCGGCATCGCGCGCTTCGGAAGCATCGATGCGCTCGTGAACAACGCCGGCTACGGCGCCTTCGGTCCGCTCGAGGCGATACCGGCGGAAAAGATCCGCCGCCAGTTCGATGTCAACGTGCTCGGCCTTCTGGCGACCACGCAGGCCGTGCTGCCGCATTTCCGCGCGAACCGTGCCGGCACGATCGTCAACGTGTCGTCGATGGGCGGGCGCCTGGCCTTCCCGCTCGGCTCGCTCTATCACGGGACGAAGTTCGCGGTCGAAGGCCTGTCCGAATCGCTGCAGTACGAACTAGCGCCGCTGGGCGTGCATGTGAAGGTCGTCGAGCCCGGCGGCATCCTGACGGACTTCGGCGGCCGCTCGCTCGACTTCAACAACGACCCTGCGCTCGACGCCTATCAACCGCTGGTGCAGGCGGTGATGAGCGCGTTCGGCCCGATGATGGCGAACGGTTCGCAGCCGGAGCAGATCGCCCAGGTGGTCTACACCGCGGCGACGGACACCGGCGGCCAGTTCCGCTTCGAGGCCGGCGAGGACGCCGTCCGGATACTCGCGGCCCGTCGTGCGGCGGACGACGCCGCGTTCTTCGGCGGCATGAAGGCACAATTCGCCATCGGCGCGTGA
- a CDS encoding gamma-glutamylcyclotransferase yields MPKPLRDPQPMLERAIADWGGHEDLWLFGYGSLIWRPDFGFTERRPAWVHGWHRALKMWSRVNRGSVQVPGLVFGLLSGGSVRGMVFRVPKAEGLETLRRLWLREMPTGVYDPKWLQCGTAEGPVRALAFTLSRRSPNFTGELSDERYRYIFANAVGRYGSSLDYAQQTLAELRRHAIHDAALARLVALAATQQEPPAADCDAPQAPVYVPESPDKPSQPSSGPSKENT; encoded by the coding sequence ATGCCCAAGCCCCTGCGCGATCCGCAACCGATGCTCGAACGCGCCATCGCCGACTGGGGCGGGCACGAGGACCTGTGGCTCTTCGGATACGGCTCGCTGATCTGGCGGCCCGACTTCGGCTTCACCGAGCGCCGGCCCGCCTGGGTGCACGGCTGGCACCGGGCGCTGAAGATGTGGAGCCGGGTCAACCGCGGCAGCGTGCAGGTGCCGGGCCTGGTGTTCGGCCTGCTCTCGGGCGGCAGCGTGCGGGGCATGGTGTTCCGCGTGCCGAAGGCCGAGGGGCTAGAAACCCTGCGCCGGCTCTGGCTGCGCGAAATGCCGACCGGCGTGTACGACCCCAAGTGGCTGCAGTGCGGCACGGCCGAAGGCCCGGTGCGGGCGCTGGCGTTCACGCTGTCGCGGCGCAGCCCCAACTTCACGGGCGAATTGAGCGACGAGCGCTACCGCTATATCTTCGCCAACGCCGTGGGGCGCTACGGCAGCTCGCTCGACTACGCGCAGCAGACGCTGGCGGAACTGCGGCGCCACGCCATCCACGACGCCGCGCTGGCCCGGCTGGTGGCGCTGGCCGCCACGCAACAAGAGCCGCCCGCCGCCGATTGCGATGCACCGCAGGCTCCGGTATATGTTCCGGAGTCCCCAGACAAACCCTCCCAACCCTCCTCCGGACCGTCCAAGGAAAACACATGA
- a CDS encoding nucleotidyltransferase family protein, with translation MTTKKAKSPVVIVLASGRGERFIAAGGTGSKLQAPLAGKPVLARTLDAVRASGLPWHLEDAGHPGMGDSIAAAVRATPDAAGWLILPGDLPLVRPGTLQAVAAALVTGVGAVQPQYQGERGHPVGFGAACHAQLAVLEGALGASSVLRAMRAADSVVDIVVDDIGVVTDIDTPEALAHAEALWLADPGRLSA, from the coding sequence ATGACGACCAAGAAGGCGAAATCCCCGGTGGTGATCGTGCTGGCCTCGGGCAGAGGCGAACGCTTCATCGCGGCCGGCGGCACCGGCTCCAAGCTGCAGGCGCCGCTGGCCGGCAAGCCGGTGCTGGCACGCACGCTGGACGCGGTGCGCGCGAGCGGCCTGCCGTGGCACTTGGAAGATGCCGGTCACCCCGGCATGGGCGATTCGATTGCGGCGGCGGTGCGGGCCACGCCCGATGCCGCCGGCTGGCTGATCCTGCCGGGCGACCTGCCGCTGGTGCGGCCCGGGACGCTTCAGGCGGTGGCGGCCGCGCTGGTCACCGGCGTGGGCGCGGTGCAGCCGCAGTACCAGGGTGAGCGCGGGCATCCGGTCGGCTTTGGCGCTGCCTGCCATGCGCAACTCGCCGTGCTTGAAGGGGCATTGGGCGCATCGTCCGTGCTGCGGGCGATGCGTGCGGCCGATTCAGTGGTCGACATCGTGGTGGACGACATCGGCGTGGTGACCGATATCGACACGCCGGAGGCCCTGGCGCATGCCGAGGCCCTCTGGCTCGCCGACCCCGGAAGACTCAGCGCGTGA
- the eda gene encoding bifunctional 4-hydroxy-2-oxoglutarate aldolase/2-dehydro-3-deoxy-phosphogluconate aldolase: protein MTDRLTPLDVMRDAPVIPVIVLNDVKDAIPLARALVAGGIRMLEVTLRTPQALQCIEAIAKEVPEAVAGAGTIRSAADAQASALAGAKFGVSPGYTRAVGKACHDLGLPLLPGVATGSEIMTAQEDGYTQLKFFPALQAGGLPMLKAWQGPFGDVTFCPTGGIHAANAAEFLALSNVACVGGSWIVPTDAIRDGDWARIEQLARAASQLPR, encoded by the coding sequence ATGACAGACAGACTCACCCCCCTCGACGTGATGCGCGACGCACCCGTCATTCCGGTCATCGTGCTGAACGACGTGAAAGACGCGATTCCGCTCGCGCGCGCCCTGGTGGCCGGCGGCATCCGCATGCTCGAGGTCACGCTGCGCACGCCGCAGGCGCTGCAATGCATCGAGGCCATCGCCAAGGAAGTGCCCGAGGCCGTGGCCGGCGCGGGCACCATCCGCAGCGCGGCCGATGCGCAGGCCTCGGCGCTGGCCGGCGCGAAGTTCGGCGTGAGCCCGGGCTACACGCGCGCGGTCGGCAAGGCCTGCCACGACCTCGGCCTGCCGCTGCTGCCGGGCGTTGCCACCGGCAGCGAGATCATGACGGCGCAGGAAGACGGCTACACCCAGCTGAAGTTCTTCCCCGCGCTGCAGGCCGGCGGCCTGCCGATGCTCAAGGCTTGGCAAGGCCCGTTCGGCGACGTCACCTTCTGCCCCACGGGCGGCATCCACGCGGCCAACGCGGCCGAGTTCCTCGCGCTGTCGAACGTGGCCTGCGTGGGCGGTTCGTGGATCGTGCCGACCGACGCGATCCGCGACGGCGACTGGGCCCGCATCGAGCAGCTGGCACGCGCCGCGAGCCAGCTGCCGCGCTGA
- the edd gene encoding phosphogluconate dehydratase: MSSSTHPTVRDVTDRIRERSHGLRSAYLAQVAEIRGRDRGSDRMGCANVAHAVAGIPANDKFRVVAERAPNIGIVTAYNDMLSAHAPYQGYPDIIKQEARSLGATAQVAGGVPAMCDGVTQGTPGMELSLFSRDVIAMSTAVALTHDMFDAALMLGVCDKIVPGLLIGALHFGHLPTVFVAAGPMPSGLSNGAKSKVREQAAQGLVGRQGLLEAEMAAYHTLGTCTFYGTANSNQMLLEAMGLHVPGTAFIQPGDAMRETLTREAVRTVLGKAGDAAFNCPPIGEMVDERCIVNAMVALLATGGSTNHLIHWVAVARAAGIVIDWDDFSKLSDIIPLLTRVYPNGSADVNEFQAAGGPGFVIGELVDAGLMHGDVLTVRAGGIREFANVPELAGEQRLRWTPAAPSKNDAVARPVSSPFSATGGLKLLSGNLGRSVIKVSSVPDDRHVVEAPARVFDSQAALHKAFTAGELERDVVCVVRWQGPQANGMPELHKLTPPLSVLQGKGFRVALVTDGRMSGASGKIPAAIHVSPEAAAGGPLAKVRDGDLIRLDSVAGTLAVLLPEDEWAARETATLPEAQRIADGRGLGRELFAGMRRNALTAEEGACSWL; this comes from the coding sequence ATGAGCAGCAGCACACACCCCACCGTCCGCGACGTCACCGATCGCATCCGCGAGCGCAGCCATGGGCTGCGCAGCGCCTACCTGGCCCAGGTGGCCGAAATCCGCGGCCGCGACCGCGGTTCCGACCGCATGGGCTGCGCCAACGTGGCGCATGCCGTGGCCGGCATTCCGGCCAACGACAAGTTCCGCGTGGTGGCCGAGCGGGCCCCCAACATCGGCATCGTCACCGCCTACAACGACATGCTCTCGGCCCACGCGCCGTACCAGGGCTACCCCGACATCATCAAGCAGGAGGCCCGCAGCCTCGGCGCCACCGCCCAGGTGGCCGGCGGCGTGCCGGCCATGTGCGACGGCGTCACGCAGGGCACGCCCGGCATGGAGCTGAGCCTGTTCAGCCGCGACGTCATCGCCATGAGCACCGCCGTCGCGCTCACGCACGACATGTTCGACGCCGCGCTGATGCTCGGCGTGTGCGACAAGATCGTGCCGGGCCTCCTGATCGGCGCCTTGCACTTCGGCCACCTGCCGACCGTGTTCGTGGCCGCCGGGCCGATGCCTTCGGGCCTGTCGAACGGCGCCAAGTCGAAGGTGCGCGAACAGGCGGCGCAAGGGCTGGTCGGCCGCCAGGGTTTGCTCGAGGCCGAAATGGCCGCCTATCACACGCTGGGCACCTGCACCTTCTACGGCACCGCCAACAGCAACCAGATGCTGCTCGAGGCCATGGGGCTGCACGTGCCCGGCACGGCCTTCATCCAGCCCGGCGACGCGATGCGCGAAACCCTCACGCGCGAGGCGGTGCGCACCGTGCTCGGCAAGGCGGGCGACGCTGCCTTCAACTGCCCGCCCATCGGCGAGATGGTCGACGAGCGCTGCATCGTCAACGCCATGGTCGCGCTGCTGGCCACGGGCGGCTCCACCAACCACCTGATCCACTGGGTGGCAGTGGCGCGCGCGGCCGGCATCGTGATCGACTGGGACGACTTCTCCAAGCTCTCGGACATCATCCCGCTGCTGACCCGCGTGTACCCCAACGGCAGCGCCGACGTGAACGAATTCCAGGCCGCTGGCGGCCCCGGTTTCGTGATCGGCGAACTGGTGGACGCGGGCCTGATGCACGGCGACGTGCTCACCGTGCGCGCCGGAGGCATCCGCGAATTCGCCAATGTTCCAGAACTGGCCGGCGAGCAGCGCCTGCGCTGGACCCCCGCCGCGCCGTCTAAGAACGACGCCGTCGCGCGGCCGGTGAGCAGCCCCTTCAGCGCCACCGGCGGCCTGAAGCTGCTGAGCGGCAACCTGGGCCGCAGCGTCATCAAGGTGTCTTCGGTGCCCGATGACCGCCATGTGGTGGAGGCGCCCGCGCGCGTGTTCGACTCGCAGGCGGCGCTGCACAAGGCCTTCACCGCCGGCGAACTGGAGCGCGACGTGGTCTGCGTGGTGCGCTGGCAGGGCCCGCAGGCCAACGGCATGCCCGAGCTGCACAAGCTCACGCCGCCGCTGTCGGTGCTGCAGGGCAAGGGATTCCGCGTGGCGCTGGTCACCGACGGCCGCATGAGCGGCGCGTCGGGCAAGATACCGGCCGCGATCCACGTCTCGCCAGAGGCTGCCGCCGGTGGCCCGCTCGCCAAGGTGCGCGACGGCGACCTGATCCGGCTGGACTCCGTGGCGGGTACGCTCGCCGTGTTGCTGCCCGAAGACGAATGGGCCGCGCGCGAAACCGCGACGCTGCCCGAAGCACAGCGCATCGCCGACGGACGCGGCCTCGGCCGCGAACTGTTCGCCGGCATGCGCAGAAACGCATTGACTGCTGAAGAAGGAGCCTGCTCATGGCTGTGA